The Sinomicrobium kalidii genome contains a region encoding:
- a CDS encoding transketolase family protein codes for MKKYTDTGKKDTRSGFGAGMTVLGRTNPNVVALCADLVGSLKIQEFIDENPERFFQVGIAEANMMGIAAGLTIGGKIPFTGTFANFSTGRVYDQIRQSIAYSGKNVKICASHAGLTLGEDGATHQILEDIGLMKMLPGMTVINPCDFNQTKAATLAVAEHQGPVYLRFGRPKVANFTPEDQQFEIGKAIMLNEGTDVTIIATGHLVWESLIAAEALEANGISAEVINIHTIKPLDEEAILASVAKTGCVVTAEEHNYYGGLGESVARVLVKNHPAPQEFIATNDTFGESGTPDQLMEKYGLNNKAIVKAVEKVLERKQAAPSMNVQG; via the coding sequence ATGAAAAAATATACAGACACAGGAAAAAAAGATACCAGAAGCGGATTCGGGGCCGGAATGACTGTCCTGGGCCGCACCAATCCGAATGTGGTGGCCCTTTGTGCCGACCTGGTAGGATCACTTAAGATCCAGGAATTCATAGACGAAAACCCCGAGCGTTTCTTCCAGGTGGGTATTGCCGAAGCCAATATGATGGGGATCGCCGCAGGACTTACCATAGGTGGTAAAATACCGTTTACCGGCACTTTTGCCAATTTTTCCACCGGGAGGGTATACGACCAGATACGGCAATCTATCGCTTACTCCGGTAAAAATGTAAAAATATGTGCTTCCCATGCCGGGCTTACCCTGGGTGAAGACGGTGCCACACACCAGATACTGGAAGATATCGGACTGATGAAAATGCTTCCCGGAATGACCGTAATCAACCCTTGTGATTTTAACCAGACCAAGGCAGCCACACTTGCCGTGGCCGAACACCAGGGGCCGGTTTACCTTCGTTTCGGAAGGCCGAAAGTAGCCAATTTCACACCCGAAGACCAGCAGTTTGAAATAGGCAAGGCCATAATGCTCAATGAAGGAACGGATGTTACCATCATTGCCACGGGACACCTTGTCTGGGAATCCCTGATCGCTGCAGAAGCCCTCGAAGCCAACGGAATTTCTGCCGAGGTAATCAACATCCACACCATAAAACCGCTGGACGAAGAAGCTATCCTGGCTTCCGTAGCCAAAACCGGATGTGTGGTGACCGCCGAAGAACACAATTACTACGGCGGACTCGGGGAAAGCGTAGCGAGGGTACTCGTTAAAAATCACCCTGCTCCCCAGGAATTCATTGCCACCAACGACACTTTCGGCGAAAGCGGAACACCGGACCAGCTTATGGAAAAATACGGATTGAACAATAAAGCAATAGTAAAAGCCGTTGAAAAGGTATTGGAAAGAAAACAGGCTGCGCCGAGTATGAATGTACAAGGCTAA
- the tgt gene encoding tRNA guanosine(34) transglycosylase Tgt, translating into MKFELQANDPGSKARAGKITTDHGVIETPIFMPVGTVASVKGVHQRELREDIDPDIILGNTYHLYLRPQTGILEKAGGLHKFMGWDRNILTDSGGYQVYSMSANRKIKEEGVKFKSHIDGSYHFFTPERVMEIQRSIGADIIMAFDECTPYPCDYRYAKRSMHMTHRWLDRCVEHLKKVPGKYGYSQSLFPIVQGSVYKDLREQSAEYIAGAGADGNAIGGLSVGEPAEEMYAMAEVVCNILPEDKPRYLMGVGTPVNILENIALGVDMFDCVMPTRNARNGMLFTSDGIINIKNKKWEDDFSPVDEMGITFVDTEYSKAYLRHLFAANEYLGKQIATIHNLGFYLWLAREARKHILAGDFYEWKNVMVKKLAQRL; encoded by the coding sequence ATGAAGTTCGAGTTACAAGCAAACGATCCCGGGAGCAAGGCCAGGGCCGGGAAGATCACGACAGATCACGGTGTGATAGAAACCCCGATTTTTATGCCCGTCGGGACGGTAGCCTCGGTAAAAGGGGTGCACCAGCGGGAATTGCGGGAAGATATCGACCCGGATATCATTCTTGGGAACACCTATCACCTGTACCTCAGGCCGCAAACGGGCATCCTGGAAAAAGCCGGCGGGCTGCATAAATTCATGGGATGGGACAGGAACATCCTTACCGACAGCGGGGGGTACCAGGTGTATTCCATGTCGGCCAACAGGAAAATTAAGGAAGAAGGCGTAAAGTTCAAGTCGCACATTGACGGTTCATACCATTTTTTCACTCCGGAGCGTGTGATGGAAATACAGCGGAGCATCGGTGCCGATATCATCATGGCGTTTGACGAATGTACACCTTATCCGTGCGACTACCGCTATGCCAAACGTTCCATGCACATGACCCACAGATGGCTCGACCGTTGTGTGGAACACCTGAAAAAAGTGCCCGGAAAGTACGGTTACAGCCAGTCGTTGTTCCCCATTGTCCAGGGATCGGTTTACAAGGACCTGCGCGAGCAGTCTGCCGAGTACATCGCCGGGGCAGGAGCCGACGGTAATGCCATAGGCGGGCTTTCGGTAGGGGAGCCCGCAGAAGAAATGTATGCCATGGCCGAAGTGGTCTGCAACATCCTTCCCGAAGATAAGCCCCGTTACCTTATGGGGGTGGGAACACCGGTAAACATTCTGGAAAACATAGCGCTCGGGGTAGATATGTTCGATTGCGTAATGCCCACCAGGAATGCGCGTAACGGGATGCTGTTCACATCCGACGGGATCATTAACATAAAGAACAAGAAGTGGGAAGACGATTTTTCTCCGGTGGACGAAATGGGCATTACTTTTGTGGATACCGAATACTCAAAAGCTTATTTAAGGCATCTTTTTGCTGCAAATGAGTATCTTGGCAAACAAATTGCAACCATTCACAACCTGGGCTTTTACCTGTGGTTGGCACGTGAAGCCAGAAAACATATCTTAGCGGGAGATTTTTACGAATGGAAGAATGTTATGGTGAAAAAGCTGGCACAGCGGTTGTAG
- a CDS encoding acetyl-CoA carboxylase carboxyltransferase subunit alpha, whose translation MEYLDFELPIKELEEQLSKCKVIGEESDVDVTETCKQIDKKLKQTKKDIYKNLTAWQRVQLSRHPSRPYTLDYVRAICGDTFLELHGDRTVKDDKAMIGGLGKIEGQSFMIIGQQKGYNTKTRQYRNFGMANPEGYRKALRLMKMAEKFGIPVISFVDTPGAYPGIEAEERGQGEAIARNIMEMTRLKVPVIVIIIGEGASGGALGIGVGDRVLMLENTWYSVISPESCSSILWRSWEYKEQAAEALKLTAKDMKKLHLVDDIVKEPLGGAHSDREKTFKTVAQTIIENYEDLKKMTPEELVEDRMEKYANMGVYKN comes from the coding sequence ATGGAATATTTGGATTTTGAATTACCCATTAAAGAACTGGAGGAGCAACTATCCAAGTGCAAGGTCATCGGCGAGGAGAGCGATGTTGATGTGACCGAGACCTGCAAGCAAATTGACAAGAAACTGAAACAGACCAAAAAGGACATATACAAGAATCTCACTGCCTGGCAGCGTGTACAATTATCACGCCATCCTTCCAGACCTTATACACTGGACTACGTTCGTGCCATTTGCGGTGATACCTTTCTGGAGCTGCACGGCGACCGTACCGTAAAAGACGATAAGGCGATGATAGGCGGTCTCGGGAAAATCGAGGGACAGAGTTTTATGATCATCGGCCAGCAAAAGGGATACAACACAAAGACCAGGCAGTACCGGAATTTCGGGATGGCCAATCCCGAAGGGTACCGCAAGGCATTGCGCCTTATGAAGATGGCCGAGAAATTCGGGATCCCCGTGATATCCTTTGTCGATACCCCCGGTGCATACCCGGGTATCGAAGCCGAAGAAAGGGGGCAGGGAGAAGCCATTGCCAGGAACATCATGGAAATGACCCGGCTGAAAGTTCCGGTAATCGTTATTATTATCGGGGAAGGAGCCTCCGGCGGAGCACTTGGGATAGGTGTGGGCGACCGGGTACTGATGCTCGAGAATACATGGTATTCGGTAATATCGCCCGAATCATGTTCGTCCATACTCTGGCGAAGCTGGGAATATAAGGAACAGGCTGCGGAAGCACTCAAACTGACGGCCAAGGACATGAAAAAGCTGCACCTGGTGGACGATATCGTCAAGGAACCCCTGGGCGGTGCACATTCCGACCGGGAAAAGACCTTTAAAACAGTGGCCCAGACCATTATTGAAAATTATGAAGATCTCAAAAAAATGACGCCCGAAGAACTCGTGGAGGATCGTATGGAAAAATATGCTAACATGGGAGTGTATAAAAATTGA
- the dnaB gene encoding replicative DNA helicase, whose translation MEKTGPVSGIKIEKPTTAAGRSGIIQLEKGKIPPQALDLEEVVLGAMMIDKKGVDEVIDILHPDAFYKEVHRHIYEAIVQLFENTEPIDLLTVSSQLKKDGRLEQIGGDFYLIQLTQKVSSSAHIEFHARIILQKYIQRSLIKISSDIIEEAYDETTDVFDLLDSAEAKLYEVTQGNIKKSSETAQSLVMQAKKKIEEISNKEGLSGIPSGFDKLDKLTSGWQPSDLIIVAARPGMGKTALTLSMARNIAVNADTPVAFFSLEMSSVQLITRLISSETGLSSEKLRTGKLEKHEWEQLNVKVKSLETAPLFIDDTPSLSIFDLRAKARRLASQHGIRLIIIDYLQLMTAGGTQKGGNREQEISTISRNLKALAKELDVPVIALSQLSRAVETRGGSKRPLLSDLRESGAIEQDADIVSFIYRPEYYKIEEWDDEERTPTQGQAEFIVAKHRNGGLDNIRLKFIGHLGKFDNLDDFDSPFEFQSKMNASEDDTFNPGSLPSADDAFGSSMNEGPPAPEDDSDVPF comes from the coding sequence ATGGAAAAAACAGGCCCCGTGTCAGGAATAAAAATAGAAAAACCAACCACAGCCGCCGGAAGGTCCGGCATAATACAGTTGGAAAAGGGGAAGATCCCTCCCCAGGCACTGGATTTGGAAGAAGTGGTGCTCGGCGCCATGATGATCGATAAGAAAGGGGTCGACGAGGTTATTGATATTTTGCATCCGGATGCTTTTTACAAGGAGGTACACCGGCATATTTACGAGGCCATTGTACAATTGTTTGAAAATACGGAGCCGATCGACCTGCTTACGGTATCCTCCCAGTTGAAAAAGGACGGCAGGCTGGAACAGATCGGGGGTGATTTTTACCTGATACAGCTTACCCAGAAGGTTTCTTCATCGGCACATATTGAATTCCATGCCCGTATCATCCTTCAGAAGTATATACAGCGAAGTCTCATCAAGATATCTTCGGATATCATTGAAGAAGCCTATGATGAAACTACCGATGTTTTTGACCTGCTCGACAGTGCCGAAGCCAAATTGTACGAGGTTACCCAGGGAAATATCAAAAAATCTTCGGAGACCGCACAGAGCCTTGTCATGCAGGCCAAGAAAAAGATCGAGGAAATATCCAACAAGGAAGGACTGAGCGGTATTCCGTCCGGTTTTGACAAACTTGACAAGCTCACTTCCGGCTGGCAGCCCAGTGACCTTATTATTGTGGCCGCACGTCCCGGTATGGGTAAAACGGCCCTTACGCTGTCCATGGCCAGGAATATTGCAGTAAATGCCGACACCCCGGTGGCGTTCTTTTCCCTGGAGATGTCATCTGTACAGCTTATTACCCGTCTTATCTCTTCCGAGACTGGATTGTCTTCGGAAAAACTGCGTACGGGAAAGCTCGAAAAACACGAGTGGGAACAACTCAACGTCAAAGTAAAATCCCTGGAAACGGCCCCGTTGTTTATTGACGACACTCCCTCCCTTTCCATATTCGACCTTCGTGCAAAGGCGAGGAGGCTGGCGTCACAACACGGCATCAGACTTATTATTATTGATTACCTCCAGCTTATGACTGCCGGCGGAACCCAGAAAGGGGGGAACCGGGAACAGGAAATATCCACCATTTCCAGGAACCTCAAGGCCCTGGCCAAGGAACTGGACGTTCCTGTTATTGCCCTTTCACAGCTTTCCCGTGCGGTGGAAACCCGTGGAGGCAGTAAACGCCCGCTGCTTTCCGACCTCAGGGAATCGGGGGCCATTGAACAGGATGCCGATATCGTATCTTTTATTTACCGTCCGGAATACTACAAGATCGAAGAGTGGGACGATGAAGAACGTACGCCTACGCAGGGACAGGCCGAGTTTATCGTAGCCAAGCACCGTAACGGGGGGCTGGACAACATCCGGCTCAAGTTTATCGGTCACCTCGGGAAATTCGATAACCTGGATGATTTTGACTCTCCGTTCGAATTCCAGTCGAAAATGAATGCCTCTGAAGACGATACTTTCAACCCGGGTAGCCTGCCCAGTGCGGATGATGCTTTCGGGAGTTCCATGAACGAAGGGCCGCCCGCCCCGGAAGATGACAGTGACGTGCCGTTTTAG
- a CDS encoding LptF/LptG family permease — MKILDWYILKRYLGTFTVMLLLFIPIGIMIDLSEKVGKMIEQEAPTGEIIKYYVNFTFYFANLLFPIFLFLSIIWFTSKLANNTEITAILSSGVPYTRFLRPYLLGASIVAVIAFVMGMFIVPSASKGYKEFYYKYLKKGQQARETTNLFNQINDNDYIYVSSFDPKNKIGYNFTFEHFEGEQLKYKISARNIRWIEKDSVYRLSSYVKRQIGKTDDILEKQSRLDTLFSFNLDDLTPVSYIAETKNLFQLNKFIEKERKKGSSNINTYLLVKYKRWGLPVSAFILTVIAVAVSSRKKRGGMGINLALGISLAFIFIFFDRIFGTMAEQSGFSPMLAAAFPNLIFGVLAVYLLNKARQ, encoded by the coding sequence GTGAAAATATTAGACTGGTATATACTTAAACGATACCTCGGTACCTTTACCGTGATGCTCCTGCTGTTTATTCCCATAGGGATCATGATCGACCTTTCGGAAAAAGTGGGCAAGATGATAGAGCAGGAAGCACCTACGGGTGAGATCATAAAGTATTATGTGAATTTCACTTTTTATTTTGCCAACCTGCTGTTTCCCATTTTTCTTTTTCTCTCCATTATATGGTTTACCTCCAAACTGGCCAACAATACGGAAATCACGGCAATACTGAGTTCCGGTGTGCCCTATACGAGGTTTTTAAGGCCCTATTTGCTCGGGGCTTCCATTGTAGCGGTCATCGCTTTTGTGATGGGGATGTTCATCGTGCCCTCGGCCAGTAAAGGGTACAAGGAATTTTACTATAAATATCTCAAAAAGGGACAACAGGCGCGTGAGACCACCAACCTCTTCAACCAGATCAATGACAACGATTATATTTATGTAAGCAGCTTTGATCCGAAGAACAAAATAGGGTATAATTTCACATTTGAGCATTTTGAAGGAGAACAGCTCAAATACAAGATCTCGGCGAGGAATATACGATGGATCGAAAAGGACAGCGTTTACAGGTTGTCTTCCTATGTAAAACGACAAATCGGGAAAACCGATGACATACTCGAAAAACAAAGCAGGCTCGACACACTTTTTTCCTTTAACCTGGACGACCTGACCCCGGTGTCCTATATTGCGGAAACCAAAAACCTCTTTCAGCTGAATAAATTTATAGAAAAGGAGCGGAAAAAAGGATCGTCCAACATCAATACGTATCTTCTGGTGAAGTACAAACGCTGGGGGCTTCCCGTATCGGCTTTTATCCTTACTGTTATAGCAGTGGCCGTGTCTTCCAGGAAAAAAAGGGGAGGGATGGGGATCAACCTGGCCCTCGGGATTTCCCTGGCCTTTATTTTTATCTTTTTCGACCGGATATTCGGTACCATGGCCGAACAGTCGGGCTTTTCCCCGATGCTTGCGGCAGCCTTCCCCAACCTGATATTCGGAGTGCTCGCTGTTTATCTTCTGAATAAAGCCAGACAATAA
- a CDS encoding shikimate kinase translates to MVIVLIGYMGSGKSAVGKILAEKLAVRLVDMDDYIEEKEQKTIPELFRDRGEIYFRKAESRYVGELLSGTKNAVISLGGGTPCYGDNMDRIKELADKVFYLKASVGELTRRLGKEKDHRPLINHLSDDELEEFIRKHLFERNFYYLRADKAVNVDNRTPEEIAEAISSEIQ, encoded by the coding sequence ATGGTAATTGTATTGATAGGATATATGGGAAGCGGCAAAAGTGCCGTGGGTAAAATACTGGCTGAAAAATTGGCTGTTAGGCTTGTCGATATGGACGATTATATAGAGGAAAAGGAACAGAAAACCATCCCGGAACTCTTCCGGGACAGGGGGGAAATCTATTTCCGGAAGGCCGAAAGCCGTTATGTAGGGGAGTTGCTTTCCGGAACAAAAAATGCGGTAATATCTCTTGGGGGAGGTACGCCGTGTTACGGAGACAATATGGACCGTATAAAGGAACTGGCCGACAAGGTTTTTTACCTGAAAGCTTCCGTGGGCGAACTCACAAGACGATTGGGTAAAGAAAAAGATCACAGGCCGTTGATAAACCATCTGTCTGACGATGAATTGGAAGAATTTATCCGTAAACACCTCTTTGAAAGAAACTTTTACTACCTGAGAGCCGATAAGGCCGTAAACGTGGATAACCGGACACCGGAAGAGATAGCCGAAGCGATCAGTTCGGAAATTCAGTAA
- a CDS encoding outer membrane beta-barrel protein, giving the protein MKRSLLIIAMLFVSAAGFSQIDFGVKAGFNYNKTGDLKDQAEDILDGGKGKAGYHAGVWLRGDVPIIGLYLRPEFVYTQISSEYEYEGNKGDFDLQKLDVPILVGKKFLGFAHAFIGPAFQFVVDSDFDAEDIEDIDTDSFTLGMQMGLGVEFGSLGLDVRWERGLSDSESKIVRNNTDSDITIDSRPNQVIFGLSYKF; this is encoded by the coding sequence ATGAAACGATCGCTTTTAATTATTGCTATGCTCTTTGTTAGTGCAGCCGGATTTTCGCAAATCGATTTTGGTGTAAAGGCCGGATTTAACTACAACAAAACAGGAGACCTGAAAGACCAGGCCGAAGACATCCTGGACGGGGGTAAAGGAAAAGCCGGGTACCACGCCGGGGTATGGCTCCGCGGTGATGTACCGATTATAGGCCTCTACCTGCGCCCGGAATTTGTGTACACGCAGATCAGCAGTGAATACGAATACGAAGGCAACAAGGGAGATTTTGACCTGCAGAAACTGGATGTACCGATCCTTGTAGGCAAAAAGTTCCTCGGGTTTGCCCATGCCTTTATAGGCCCTGCATTCCAGTTTGTCGTAGACTCGGACTTTGACGCCGAAGATATCGAGGATATCGACACCGACAGCTTTACCCTGGGTATGCAAATGGGACTCGGTGTGGAATTCGGCAGCCTGGGCCTTGATGTACGCTGGGAAAGGGGACTTTCGGACTCCGAATCCAAAATCGTGCGTAACAACACCGACAGTGACATCACCATAGACAGCAGGCCTAACCAGGTTATTTTCGGGCTGTCCTATAAATTTTAG
- a CDS encoding transketolase — MSNIQQLNDLATQVRRDILRMVHKVNSGHPGGSLGCTEFFIAMYNEIMELKDGFDMDGIDEDLFFLSNGHISPVFYSVLARKGYFPVEELNTFRMIDSRLQGHPTTHEGLPGVRVASGSLGQGMSVAIGAALAKKLNKDNHLVYSLHGDGELQEGQNWEAIMYAAGNKVDNYIATVDYNGQQIDGATNDVLPMGDLRAKFEAFGWDVLEIKEGNDLEAVINGMKEAKTRTGKGKPVCVILHTVMGNGVDFMMHTHAWHGKAPNDEQLETALAQNPETVGDY; from the coding sequence ATGTCTAATATTCAACAACTAAACGACTTAGCAACACAGGTTCGCAGGGATATTTTGCGGATGGTACACAAGGTGAATTCCGGCCATCCCGGAGGTTCACTGGGATGCACGGAATTTTTTATAGCCATGTATAACGAGATCATGGAACTGAAGGACGGATTTGATATGGATGGTATAGATGAAGACCTGTTCTTCCTCTCCAACGGTCATATTTCACCGGTATTTTACAGTGTACTGGCACGAAAAGGGTATTTCCCGGTGGAGGAGCTCAATACTTTCCGGATGATCGATTCCCGTTTACAGGGCCATCCTACAACCCACGAAGGTCTTCCCGGAGTGCGCGTAGCATCGGGGTCGCTCGGACAGGGGATGTCCGTAGCCATCGGAGCCGCCCTTGCAAAAAAACTGAACAAAGACAATCACCTCGTTTACAGCCTGCACGGTGACGGCGAATTACAGGAAGGCCAAAACTGGGAAGCCATCATGTATGCCGCAGGAAACAAGGTTGACAATTATATTGCCACGGTAGACTATAACGGCCAACAGATAGACGGAGCTACGAATGATGTACTCCCCATGGGCGACCTCAGGGCCAAGTTCGAAGCCTTCGGCTGGGACGTACTGGAAATAAAAGAGGGGAATGATCTCGAAGCTGTTATAAACGGTATGAAAGAAGCCAAAACAAGGACCGGTAAGGGAAAACCGGTGTGCGTTATTCTTCATACGGTTATGGGTAACGGGGTAGATTTTATGATGCACACCCATGCATGGCACGGAAAGGCGCCTAACGACGAGCAACTGGAAACCGCCCTGGCGCAGAATCCCGAAACCGTAGGGGATTATTAA
- a CDS encoding phosphoribosyltransferase family protein translates to MLEHKILGHEEIEHKIRRIAYQIYETFAEEEEVIMAGIVSGGLTFAEKIAATLHDISGLKVTLCEVTVDKVTPTNAVHISVPEDVYRNKAVVLVDDVLNSGATLIYGVKHFLNVPLKKLKTAVLIDRNHKRYPVKADFKGISLSTSLQEHVHVEFGATENAAYLQ, encoded by the coding sequence ATTTTAGAGCACAAGATACTCGGCCACGAGGAAATAGAGCACAAAATACGGAGAATCGCTTACCAGATCTACGAAACTTTTGCGGAAGAAGAGGAAGTGATCATGGCGGGTATCGTTTCCGGCGGACTCACTTTTGCTGAAAAGATCGCTGCCACGCTGCATGATATTTCCGGCCTGAAGGTTACTCTTTGCGAGGTGACCGTGGATAAGGTCACCCCCACCAATGCCGTACACATATCCGTTCCGGAGGATGTGTACCGAAACAAGGCCGTAGTATTGGTTGATGATGTATTGAATTCCGGAGCCACACTTATTTACGGTGTAAAACACTTCCTGAACGTACCTTTGAAAAAACTGAAAACCGCAGTCCTTATCGACAGGAACCACAAGCGTTACCCGGTTAAAGCGGATTTCAAGGGGATTTCCTTGTCCACTTCCCTCCAGGAACACGTTCATGTGGAATTCGGAGCGACCGAAAATGCTGCCTACCTGCAATAA
- a CDS encoding methyltransferase domain-containing protein produces MQNGTKQFWEEKYKSRDTFWDIGHISTPLKAYIDQLEDKNIKILIPGAGNGYEAEYLLHQGFKNVHVLDFALPPLQNFKKRVPGFPEKQLLNQDFFTLDMTFDLILEQTFFCALPPQSRPDYARKMQQLLNPEGKLAGLLFDFPLTEEGPPFGGDREEYFGYFSPYFDIVIMERCYNSIKPREGREFFFILKPKSQNNP; encoded by the coding sequence ATGCAAAACGGAACCAAACAATTCTGGGAGGAAAAATACAAATCCAGGGACACTTTCTGGGACATCGGCCATATTTCCACCCCGCTCAAAGCTTACATCGACCAACTGGAAGACAAGAATATTAAAATCCTGATCCCCGGCGCCGGCAACGGCTATGAGGCAGAATACCTGCTGCACCAGGGGTTCAAAAACGTGCATGTTCTGGATTTCGCCCTCCCTCCATTGCAGAATTTTAAAAAACGCGTTCCCGGTTTTCCGGAGAAACAGTTGCTCAACCAGGATTTTTTCACCCTTGACATGACCTTCGATCTCATCCTGGAACAGACCTTCTTTTGTGCGCTTCCCCCGCAATCCCGACCGGATTATGCCCGTAAAATGCAACAATTACTGAACCCGGAAGGAAAACTTGCCGGATTGCTTTTCGATTTTCCCCTCACCGAAGAAGGGCCGCCCTTTGGCGGGGACAGGGAAGAATATTTCGGGTATTTTTCTCCTTATTTTGATATTGTTATTATGGAACGTTGTTATAATTCCATAAAACCGAGGGAAGGCCGGGAATTCTTCTTTATACTGAAACCGAAAAGCCAAAACAATCCATAA
- a CDS encoding FKBP-type peptidyl-prolyl cis-trans isomerase, translated as MMKITRTGLMAMGAVALLSSCNNDDNGGSVEVRDPAEVAVENDADIKEYLSTHFYNYEEFDAAAKDSTYADSTGFDFKIVIDTIAGENSDKVSLMDQVEKKTIAVELSAEETLDHTLYYLVARQGDDVAPTTTDSTLVRYKGFLLNDVVFDNSNTPVWFNLESIVEAGFGRSGRGFAEFMPALHSGGEIDINEEDGTYIISGDYGVGMVFMPAGLGYYSGSGSIPAYTPIAFAIDLLRVEKIEEEEE; from the coding sequence ATGATGAAGATAACAAGAACAGGTTTGATGGCAATGGGGGCTGTGGCCCTTCTGAGTTCATGTAACAATGATGATAACGGCGGATCGGTTGAGGTTCGCGACCCTGCCGAAGTGGCTGTGGAAAACGATGCGGACATTAAGGAATACCTCAGTACCCATTTTTACAACTATGAGGAGTTCGATGCGGCTGCCAAAGATTCTACATATGCAGATAGCACGGGCTTTGACTTTAAAATTGTTATTGATACTATTGCCGGAGAGAACAGTGATAAAGTGTCTTTAATGGACCAGGTGGAAAAAAAGACAATAGCCGTTGAACTTTCGGCAGAGGAAACCCTGGACCATACCCTGTATTACCTGGTGGCAAGACAGGGAGATGATGTTGCTCCGACAACTACAGATTCCACATTGGTGAGGTACAAAGGATTTTTGCTGAATGATGTGGTGTTTGATAATAGTAATACCCCGGTGTGGTTTAATTTGGAAAGTATTGTTGAAGCTGGTTTCGGAAGAAGTGGTAGGGGATTTGCAGAGTTCATGCCCGCACTTCATTCCGGTGGGGAAATCGATATTAATGAAGAGGACGGTACTTATATAATAAGCGGTGATTATGGTGTGGGAATGGTGTTTATGCCCGCCGGATTAGGGTATTATTCCGGTTCGGGGAGTATCCCGGCATATACGCCTATAGCATTTGCCATAGATCTGTTAAGGGTTGAGAAAATAGAAGAAGAGGAAGAATAA
- a CDS encoding RNA-binding S4 domain-containing protein: MRIDKYLWCVRYYKTRNMATEACKKGHVQINGQKVKPSREVYPTDKVRLRKNQINYELTVLDIPANRVGAKLTDIYRQDTTPKEAFESSELLKYAKEHYRKKGTGRPTKKDRRDIDDYLDNEEE, translated from the coding sequence ATGCGTATTGATAAGTATTTGTGGTGTGTCCGCTATTATAAAACGAGAAACATGGCCACCGAAGCCTGTAAGAAAGGTCATGTGCAAATTAACGGCCAGAAGGTCAAACCTTCGCGGGAGGTTTACCCTACCGACAAGGTACGCCTGCGGAAGAACCAGATCAACTATGAACTTACGGTCCTCGATATCCCCGCAAACCGGGTAGGTGCGAAACTCACAGATATCTATCGCCAGGATACCACTCCCAAAGAGGCCTTTGAAAGTTCGGAACTGTTGAAATACGCCAAAGAGCATTACCGTAAAAAAGGCACGGGGCGCCCCACCAAAAAGGACAGAAGGGATATTGACGATTACCTGGACAACGAAGAGGAATAG